In Mycetocola zhujimingii, one DNA window encodes the following:
- a CDS encoding ABC transporter substrate-binding protein, with product MIKRKALLAAGMTTALAAALVGCTNNNGGSGGGGGSGASKSNCTNDIKVKDVPVVTYWGWLPDTAETVDNFNESNDDVQVCWSNAGQGGDEYTKLSTSLESKSGAPDIVQIEYDWLNSFLIQGGLVDMTEHGIEDYKDNFTEGAWRDVSSGDGVYAVPVDLGPVGMWYRADIFEENGIAIPTTWDEYAAAAEQLNTATGGAVKIGNFAPNGAGQHYAFLDQAGAVPFEFDNGNPTEITINHNDDATKTVYEYWLDLVDRGLVGTDQAWTPEFSTALASGKYATAVYPVWYNAHIPDFEDPEAGAVWRAAPIPQWDAANPVQVNWGGSTLAVTTQASDAALATKVAAELYNTEERQKLGVEKGGLFLAMPEMIESDYFKDLEYEFFGGQKFNGEFFAQAAIDYEGVMFSPFSQYYYDESQRLLSEAIEGNMTAAEAADELQKSLETYATEQGFTLN from the coding sequence ATGATCAAGAGAAAAGCCCTGCTCGCAGCAGGCATGACGACGGCGCTCGCCGCAGCGCTCGTCGGATGCACCAACAACAACGGGGGCAGCGGAGGCGGCGGCGGCTCCGGCGCCAGCAAATCCAACTGCACCAATGACATCAAGGTGAAGGATGTTCCGGTCGTCACGTACTGGGGATGGCTCCCAGACACCGCCGAGACCGTCGACAACTTCAACGAATCGAACGACGACGTTCAGGTCTGCTGGTCGAACGCAGGCCAGGGCGGTGACGAGTACACCAAGCTCTCCACCTCTCTCGAGTCGAAGTCGGGCGCGCCCGACATCGTCCAGATCGAGTACGACTGGCTGAACAGCTTCCTGATCCAGGGCGGACTCGTCGACATGACCGAGCACGGCATCGAGGATTACAAGGACAACTTCACCGAGGGTGCCTGGCGCGATGTCTCGAGCGGTGACGGCGTCTACGCGGTGCCGGTCGACCTCGGGCCCGTCGGCATGTGGTACCGAGCCGACATCTTCGAAGAGAACGGTATCGCCATCCCCACGACGTGGGATGAGTACGCGGCGGCGGCCGAGCAGCTGAACACCGCGACCGGCGGAGCGGTCAAGATCGGTAACTTCGCCCCCAACGGTGCCGGACAGCACTACGCCTTCCTCGACCAGGCCGGCGCCGTTCCGTTCGAGTTCGACAATGGCAACCCCACCGAAATCACCATCAACCACAACGATGACGCGACCAAGACGGTCTACGAATACTGGCTCGACCTGGTCGACCGCGGACTCGTCGGCACCGACCAGGCGTGGACTCCCGAGTTCAGCACTGCCCTGGCCAGCGGCAAGTACGCGACCGCCGTGTACCCGGTCTGGTACAACGCGCACATCCCCGACTTCGAGGACCCGGAAGCGGGCGCCGTCTGGCGTGCAGCTCCGATCCCGCAGTGGGATGCCGCCAACCCGGTGCAGGTGAACTGGGGCGGCAGCACGCTCGCCGTCACGACACAGGCCAGCGACGCGGCACTCGCGACGAAGGTTGCCGCCGAGCTGTACAACACTGAGGAGCGACAGAAGCTCGGCGTTGAAAAGGGTGGCCTCTTCCTGGCCATGCCCGAAATGATCGAGTCTGACTACTTCAAGGACCTCGAGTACGAGTTCTTCGGCGGTCAGAAGTTCAACGGAGAGTTCTTCGCGCAGGCTGCGATCGACTACGAGGGTGTGATGTTCTCGCCGTTCTCGCAGTACTACTACGACGAGTCACAGCGCCTTCTGTCTGAGGCGATCGAGGGCAACATGACCGCGGCCGAAGCGGCGGACGAGTTGCAGAAATCGCTGGAGACCTACGCCACCGAACAGGGCTTCACCCTGAACTGA
- a CDS encoding aldose 1-epimerase family protein — MTLPLSGTQFELTSGPYTATIASVGASLRELKHNGRDLVVPYDADQVRPAYRGATLAPWPNRVVDGTYSFEGTDYLLALSEPERHHALHGLVVWHDFIALDEADDRVMLATTIEAQTGYPFRIQVRVEFMLDADGLHTTVAARNTGNAPAPFGTGPHPYLVAGEGTVDDWTLLLPAEQVLTVTDDRLIPIGKADVATESGGIFDFREPRVIGDTFIDHAFTSIIRDENRTAEVRVTAPSGTGVKMRWDSSCKWVQVHTADQEPETGLPSRIGLAVEPMTCPPDAFNSGEDLLVLQPGGVTFASWSIAAI, encoded by the coding sequence ATGACCCTTCCTCTTTCCGGAACGCAGTTCGAGCTCACCAGCGGCCCATACACCGCGACCATCGCCAGCGTCGGCGCCTCGCTGCGCGAACTGAAGCACAACGGCCGCGACCTCGTCGTTCCCTATGACGCCGACCAGGTGCGCCCCGCCTACCGGGGCGCCACCCTCGCGCCATGGCCCAACCGCGTCGTCGACGGCACCTACAGCTTCGAAGGCACCGACTACCTCCTCGCGCTCAGCGAACCGGAGCGTCACCACGCCCTGCACGGACTGGTCGTCTGGCACGACTTCATCGCCCTCGATGAGGCCGACGACCGCGTCATGCTCGCCACCACCATCGAAGCGCAGACCGGCTACCCGTTCCGCATCCAGGTGCGCGTCGAGTTCATGCTCGACGCCGACGGCCTCCACACCACCGTCGCCGCTCGCAACACCGGCAACGCACCCGCCCCGTTCGGCACCGGCCCCCACCCGTACCTCGTCGCCGGTGAGGGCACCGTCGACGACTGGACCCTGCTCCTCCCCGCCGAACAGGTGCTCACCGTCACCGACGACCGCCTCATCCCGATCGGCAAAGCGGATGTCGCCACCGAGTCAGGCGGAATCTTCGACTTCCGTGAACCCCGCGTCATCGGCGACACCTTCATTGACCACGCGTTCACATCGATCATTCGCGACGAAAACCGCACAGCGGAAGTGCGCGTCACCGCACCGTCGGGCACCGGCGTGAAGATGCGCTGGGACTCGTCGTGCAAGTGGGTCCAGGTGCACACCGCCGACCAGGAACCGGAGACCGGGCTGCCCAGCCGCATCGGCCTCGCGGTCGAGCCGATGACCTGCCCGCCTGACGCGTTCAACTCCGGCGAGGACCTCCTCGTGCTTCAGCCCGGCGGCGTCACCTTCGCGTCGTGGAGTATCGCCGCGATCTAG
- a CDS encoding alpha/beta hydrolase, whose product MEIEHVLPELRKPMKRAQVSLPRWLVRPLVKRMPVPKSSAVRVRAAKAGSVRLRIYEPVGARSGAGLLWIHGGGLLFGDARQDETLCLSTAERLGIVILSANYRFAPEHPFPAAHEDVLTAWRWFLQHATGLGVESARIAVGGESAGAGLAAALAQRIHDDGRTQPCAQWLFAPMLDDRTAAHRDLDAREHFVWNNRQNREAWSGYLGAPAGSAEVPPYSVPARRLDLTGLPPAYLTWTDLELFADEDSAYADALRAAGVPVTTDVVPGGVHGFENWANDTPVARELIERAQAWLRSATAAP is encoded by the coding sequence ATGGAGATCGAACACGTCCTTCCCGAACTGCGCAAACCGATGAAGCGCGCGCAAGTGTCGCTCCCACGCTGGCTGGTCCGGCCCCTCGTCAAGAGGATGCCCGTCCCGAAGTCATCAGCCGTGCGCGTGCGGGCCGCGAAGGCGGGCTCTGTTCGACTGCGGATCTACGAGCCGGTCGGCGCGCGGAGCGGTGCGGGCCTTCTGTGGATTCACGGCGGTGGTCTGCTGTTCGGTGACGCGAGGCAGGATGAAACGCTCTGCCTGTCCACCGCGGAACGGTTGGGCATCGTCATCTTGTCAGCGAATTACCGCTTCGCTCCGGAGCATCCGTTCCCGGCCGCACACGAGGATGTGCTGACCGCATGGCGCTGGTTCCTGCAGCATGCGACAGGGCTTGGAGTGGAGTCCGCTCGGATAGCAGTTGGTGGGGAGAGCGCTGGTGCCGGGCTCGCGGCGGCACTCGCCCAACGGATCCACGACGACGGGAGAACCCAGCCGTGCGCGCAATGGCTGTTCGCTCCCATGCTCGACGACCGCACGGCCGCCCACCGTGACCTCGACGCTCGCGAGCATTTCGTGTGGAATAACCGACAGAACCGTGAGGCGTGGTCGGGCTACCTCGGTGCTCCGGCCGGTTCGGCAGAGGTCCCGCCGTATTCAGTTCCTGCGCGGCGCCTCGACCTGACGGGTTTGCCGCCCGCGTACCTCACCTGGACAGACCTCGAGCTGTTCGCCGACGAGGACAGCGCATACGCCGACGCGCTTCGAGCTGCGGGCGTGCCAGTCACCACTGATGTCGTGCCGGGCGGCGTGCACGGCTTTGAGAACTGGGCGAACGACACACCTGTTGCGAGGGAATTGATCGAGCGCGCGCAGGCGTGGTTGCGATCAGCGACTGCCGCGCCCTAA
- a CDS encoding SHOCT domain-containing protein codes for MGLSTLATGVRNGKTGSEMIPVKNITSVTTKRDGMLNTVVQVVTSGNTIDFRVSHAEAAQIRGILNDLILRGPLQSAPAVQQSAPAVQQPAPDVLGQLTQLGQLRDAGVLTPAEFDAKKAELLARM; via the coding sequence ATGGGGCTCTCGACGCTCGCCACTGGAGTGAGGAACGGCAAGACCGGCAGCGAAATGATCCCGGTCAAGAACATCACCTCGGTCACCACGAAGCGCGACGGCATGCTCAACACGGTGGTCCAGGTTGTCACGTCCGGCAACACCATCGACTTCCGGGTCTCTCACGCTGAAGCGGCTCAGATCCGCGGAATCCTTAACGACCTCATCCTCCGCGGGCCTCTTCAATCTGCCCCAGCGGTTCAGCAATCTGCCCCAGCGGTTCAGCAGCCTGCCCCGGACGTGCTCGGACAGTTGACTCAGCTTGGTCAGCTGCGCGACGCAGGGGTTCTCACTCCGGCTGAGTTTGACGCCAAGAAGGCTGAACTGCTCGCCCGCATGTAG
- a CDS encoding DNA-methyltransferase produces MSDTAAVPGANSSATAEPDFWTVHQGDARDIGTWLRRAAHEAGSDGAPFLQTTITSPPYATLVDYGSDNQIGFGQSYEDYLESCRSIFESVHQWTLDSGSMWVVADSLMERRRDGKPSRLVPLPFDLATQAKSVGWTLREVIIWRKDRTRPWSHHGKLRNGFEYVLFFVKSNSFTFNVDRLRDTGSLKSWWVKYPERHNPWGMTPDNVWEIPIPVQGSWDDSAFRHACPFPPELVRRMVTLSSEEGDVVFDPFAGSGSVVTGALEEGRRGLGVELNPDYVSLFHKSAPTLRRERSEAKSVSVMTQRLLELRMLKYPKELARQILRSGFTALQVRAVLMVVESVNYEFARTGYGTISCSVVVVDELSELETARLSKILAEVTARAPLSKYGLDVRCEVVSVDEASAQFPQGDVSVYTKGRAWSADFTLAGTDVGRWIHEAGVPTVVPVISPLHVRQSLEESS; encoded by the coding sequence GTGAGTGACACTGCCGCAGTGCCGGGCGCGAACAGCTCAGCGACCGCCGAACCTGATTTCTGGACCGTGCATCAGGGTGATGCGCGAGACATCGGGACATGGTTGCGGCGTGCCGCACACGAGGCAGGGAGTGACGGTGCGCCGTTCCTTCAGACCACGATCACGTCTCCGCCGTATGCAACTTTGGTTGACTATGGCAGCGACAATCAAATCGGGTTTGGTCAGTCCTACGAGGACTACCTCGAATCGTGCAGGTCGATTTTCGAGAGCGTCCATCAGTGGACGCTTGATTCGGGTTCCATGTGGGTCGTTGCCGACAGTTTGATGGAGCGGCGCCGTGACGGCAAACCCTCGCGGCTCGTGCCATTGCCGTTTGACCTTGCTACCCAGGCGAAATCGGTCGGCTGGACGCTGCGGGAAGTAATCATCTGGCGTAAGGACAGAACGCGACCCTGGTCACATCACGGAAAGCTCCGGAACGGTTTCGAGTACGTTCTTTTTTTTGTGAAATCGAACAGCTTTACATTCAACGTCGACAGGCTTCGTGATACTGGGAGTCTTAAGTCATGGTGGGTCAAATATCCGGAGCGGCACAACCCTTGGGGAATGACTCCGGACAACGTTTGGGAAATACCGATTCCGGTTCAGGGCAGCTGGGATGACTCAGCGTTCCGGCATGCTTGTCCATTCCCACCCGAGCTGGTCCGGCGAATGGTGACACTTTCCTCAGAGGAAGGCGACGTAGTATTCGACCCCTTCGCGGGTAGCGGGTCGGTCGTGACGGGCGCGCTCGAAGAGGGGCGCCGTGGTCTTGGCGTCGAATTGAACCCTGACTACGTTTCGCTGTTCCATAAGAGTGCCCCCACGTTGCGGAGGGAACGCTCGGAGGCTAAGTCGGTCAGCGTGATGACGCAGCGGCTTCTTGAACTGAGGATGCTCAAGTATCCGAAGGAGCTCGCGCGGCAGATTCTCCGATCAGGATTCACCGCGCTCCAGGTCCGTGCCGTCCTTATGGTGGTTGAGTCCGTGAATTACGAGTTCGCCCGCACAGGTTACGGCACGATAAGTTGCTCCGTAGTTGTTGTGGATGAACTCTCAGAACTAGAAACTGCTCGACTGTCGAAAATTCTTGCAGAGGTGACAGCCAGGGCGCCACTGTCGAAGTATGGACTTGACGTGCGCTGCGAAGTTGTCTCCGTTGACGAAGCTTCCGCTCAGTTTCCGCAGGGCGATGTTTCTGTGTACACGAAGGGCCGCGCCTGGAGTGCAGACTTCACCCTTGCGGGCACGGATGTGGGACGGTGGATACATGAAGCGGGAGTCCCAACGGTCGTTCCAGTAATCTCGCCGCTTCATGTACGTCAGTCGCTCGAGGAGAGCAGCTGA
- a CDS encoding DGQHR domain-containing protein, protein MATLKPRKKAKRKPVDPAVLEQRRFARSIRTLFNNMGFTYIPTEGMEAKFGNKTGELDSAFLFENVLLIVEDTTTSKPFEHAKNKRLLAEQLHGSKSDFIEWLRSTFPEHEEALRAYSPKRFQLFFLYISKKEMDLDDDDLALLRPMKVVSTRALNYFDKLAKTIRRSAKTDLWRFLELSSNDIGATNASNDVKTIETTIISPDDSTGFSNGVRLVSFMISADVLLRNAYVLRKDNWGYSTDLYQRLIDVGRIKKIRQFVADDDSAFLNNIIIGLPEHVTFQTADKAVVDLDDAQDYSSYRMTIPDEFNSICIIDGQHRVFAHYEGTDDLEKKVAAIRSKVHLLATGLVFPPGMNELERLKLQSEIFLDINSNSKPVPADVLLAIQALQAPYADVAVARRVLELLNKRSTFRGMFQLSQMDQAPIKIASIVKFALRYLVDINSESGLFTEWVKEDASRKTLKAKESPELLTDYVRYCATTLDQYFGALKSHHAAEWHDPDSKITSTTVINAMIIALRRSLPAMGVLAYSEYADLMKPWVVDFSKATFPFASSQYARFSQEVLREMFRLVEDDGRWNSAA, encoded by the coding sequence GTGGCAACTCTAAAGCCGAGGAAAAAAGCGAAGCGCAAACCGGTGGACCCAGCGGTACTCGAGCAACGCCGCTTTGCCCGGTCTATACGAACTCTGTTCAACAACATGGGTTTCACGTATATCCCCACTGAAGGCATGGAAGCGAAGTTCGGCAACAAAACCGGCGAACTCGACTCGGCCTTCCTGTTCGAGAACGTCCTTCTAATAGTCGAAGACACAACCACCTCGAAACCGTTCGAACATGCCAAAAATAAGCGACTTCTCGCTGAACAACTCCACGGGTCGAAGAGCGACTTCATAGAGTGGCTCCGCAGCACCTTCCCAGAACACGAAGAAGCACTCCGTGCGTACTCGCCAAAACGATTCCAGCTCTTCTTTCTCTATATCTCTAAGAAAGAAATGGATCTCGACGACGACGATCTTGCGCTCCTAAGGCCGATGAAAGTTGTATCCACTCGGGCGTTGAACTACTTCGACAAGCTTGCTAAAACCATCCGCCGTTCTGCAAAAACGGACTTATGGCGATTTCTCGAACTCAGCTCGAACGATATAGGGGCAACGAACGCGTCCAATGATGTGAAAACGATCGAGACAACGATTATCTCGCCTGATGACAGCACAGGATTTAGCAACGGCGTGAGGCTTGTGTCGTTCATGATTTCGGCCGACGTTCTACTTCGAAACGCATACGTGCTGCGCAAGGACAATTGGGGATATTCAACTGACCTTTATCAACGTCTGATAGACGTCGGCCGAATAAAGAAAATCCGTCAGTTTGTCGCCGACGACGACTCAGCGTTCCTGAACAACATCATCATTGGTCTTCCGGAGCACGTGACCTTTCAGACTGCCGACAAAGCCGTCGTCGACCTCGACGACGCACAGGACTATTCCTCGTATCGGATGACCATTCCTGACGAGTTCAACTCAATATGCATCATCGACGGCCAGCATAGGGTGTTCGCCCATTATGAGGGCACCGACGACCTCGAAAAGAAGGTAGCGGCTATCCGAAGCAAGGTTCATCTCTTGGCAACCGGTCTCGTATTTCCGCCAGGCATGAACGAACTCGAACGACTCAAGCTCCAGAGTGAGATCTTCTTGGACATTAACTCGAACAGCAAGCCTGTACCGGCCGACGTTCTACTCGCCATTCAGGCACTACAGGCGCCATACGCAGACGTGGCCGTTGCGCGCCGCGTGCTTGAGCTCCTAAATAAACGGTCCACTTTTCGTGGCATGTTCCAGCTGTCGCAGATGGATCAGGCGCCCATCAAGATTGCATCGATCGTCAAGTTCGCCCTCCGGTATTTGGTCGACATCAATTCCGAATCAGGGCTTTTCACGGAGTGGGTAAAAGAAGACGCCTCCCGAAAAACTCTGAAAGCAAAAGAAAGCCCGGAGCTACTTACTGATTACGTCAGATATTGCGCGACGACGCTCGATCAGTACTTTGGGGCTTTAAAAAGCCACCACGCCGCTGAGTGGCACGACCCTGACTCTAAAATAACGTCAACGACGGTAATCAACGCGATGATTATCGCGCTTCGTCGATCTCTACCTGCCATGGGGGTTCTCGCATATAGCGAGTATGCGGATCTGATGAAACCTTGGGTAGTCGACTTCTCCAAAGCGACATTTCCGTTCGCGTCGAGCCAATATGCACGATTTTCGCAGGAGGTGCTGCGGGAAATGTTCAGGCTCGTTGAGGACGACGGACGCTGGAATAGTGCGGCATAA
- a CDS encoding nucleotide pyrophosphohydrolase, which produces MVEKSVRDEIATFMAERDWAQFHSPENLAKSIAIEAGELLECFQWNADADPARIREELADVLTYCMLLADRIGADPSQIILDKLAITRAKYPVDKARGRSTKYDAL; this is translated from the coding sequence ATGGTCGAAAAGTCAGTCCGCGACGAGATCGCAACGTTCATGGCCGAGCGCGACTGGGCTCAGTTCCACAGTCCCGAAAATCTCGCCAAGAGCATCGCCATTGAAGCTGGCGAGTTGCTTGAGTGCTTCCAATGGAATGCAGACGCTGATCCAGCCCGCATCCGTGAAGAGTTAGCTGACGTTCTCACGTACTGCATGCTTCTTGCCGACCGCATTGGCGCTGATCCCAGTCAGATCATCCTGGATAAACTCGCCATCACGCGCGCGAAATACCCGGTCGACAAAGCGCGGGGCCGAAGCACGAAATATGACGCCCTCTAG
- a CDS encoding DUF2075 domain-containing protein encodes MTPSSIARLDFTNEAVAQWAPTHPRHSNWPVVYVLDESTRGASKANDRRLTDVYVGESRNAVTRMRQHFDSPDKQHLNTIRVILDDRFNKSACLDLESSLIRLLAGDGAYRVLNRNDGITEGDYYDRELYRETFRDVFEQLRRDGVFTRSIPEIENSDLFKLSPFKALTPDQAIAVEDIFEGLFKDLKSGSNSTIVIQGEPGTGKTVVAIYMLKLLVDIAGTARAEDFDSDTMFADFFVPENRELLTGLRIGLVVPQQSLRESIKKVFRKTPGLDPAMVMTAFDVGSSDEDFDLLIVDESHRLNQRANQPSGVQNKNFSDITKKLFEVDDTSKTQLDWIRAKSTHQIYLLDAEQSVRPADIPFEVLRALADDAKSRHRHYPLATQMRVQAGADYVAYVRGMLAVPAVGDARRAPVAEKFDGYDFRMFGSVAEMRAEVLRKEEETGLSRLLAGFAWPWKSKNDKTAFDIEVDGQQFRWNSTQKDWIASANSTNEVGSIHTVQGYDLNYAGVIIGPDLRYDTEKRRLYVDRDSYFDKKGKENNAVLGKTYTDDDLLRFVRNIYAVLLTRGVRGTFVYVSDPALREYLRSYIPGTAAPEYP; translated from the coding sequence ATGACGCCCTCTAGCATTGCTCGCCTCGATTTCACTAACGAGGCGGTCGCACAATGGGCACCGACCCACCCCCGGCACAGCAACTGGCCCGTCGTGTACGTGCTCGACGAATCAACTCGTGGTGCTTCCAAGGCGAACGACCGCCGACTCACCGACGTCTACGTCGGTGAGTCCAGAAATGCAGTAACGCGGATGCGGCAGCACTTCGATTCCCCCGACAAGCAACACCTCAACACCATTCGCGTGATCCTTGACGATCGCTTCAACAAGTCGGCCTGCCTCGACCTAGAGTCATCCCTCATCCGACTCCTCGCGGGCGACGGCGCCTATCGCGTACTGAACCGAAACGACGGAATTACCGAGGGTGATTATTACGACCGCGAGCTGTATCGAGAGACCTTCCGCGACGTCTTTGAGCAGCTTCGACGCGACGGGGTCTTCACCCGAAGTATCCCCGAGATCGAGAACAGCGACCTCTTCAAACTGTCCCCCTTCAAAGCACTGACTCCGGACCAGGCAATCGCAGTGGAGGACATCTTCGAGGGGCTCTTCAAAGACTTGAAGTCCGGTTCCAACAGCACGATCGTCATTCAGGGCGAGCCGGGCACCGGCAAGACCGTCGTCGCAATCTACATGCTGAAACTGCTCGTCGACATCGCCGGCACCGCACGCGCGGAGGATTTCGATAGTGACACGATGTTCGCTGATTTCTTCGTCCCAGAGAACCGCGAGCTTCTTACCGGCCTTCGGATCGGACTCGTTGTGCCGCAGCAGTCGCTGCGAGAGTCGATTAAAAAGGTCTTCCGGAAGACCCCGGGCCTGGACCCAGCGATGGTCATGACGGCGTTCGACGTCGGCAGCTCGGATGAGGACTTCGACCTCCTCATCGTCGACGAATCACACCGGCTCAACCAGCGCGCCAACCAGCCGTCCGGCGTTCAGAACAAGAACTTCTCCGACATCACCAAAAAGTTGTTCGAGGTCGATGACACGAGCAAGACACAGCTGGACTGGATCCGAGCCAAGAGCACACATCAGATCTACCTGCTTGACGCTGAACAGAGCGTCCGGCCCGCCGACATCCCATTTGAGGTGCTTCGCGCGCTCGCGGATGACGCGAAGAGCCGTCATCGTCACTACCCGTTGGCGACACAGATGCGGGTGCAGGCTGGAGCCGACTACGTTGCATACGTTCGGGGCATGCTTGCAGTGCCAGCCGTCGGGGACGCGCGTCGAGCGCCGGTCGCGGAGAAATTTGATGGTTACGACTTCCGAATGTTTGGCAGCGTTGCGGAAATGCGCGCGGAAGTTCTGCGGAAAGAAGAGGAGACGGGTTTGTCGCGTCTCCTTGCCGGGTTTGCTTGGCCTTGGAAGTCCAAGAACGACAAAACGGCGTTCGACATCGAGGTCGATGGACAGCAGTTCCGCTGGAACAGCACACAGAAGGACTGGATCGCATCCGCTAACAGCACCAACGAGGTCGGGTCGATTCACACGGTGCAGGGATACGACCTCAACTACGCAGGAGTAATCATCGGTCCCGATCTCCGATACGACACCGAGAAGCGCCGCCTGTACGTCGACCGGGATTCCTACTTCGACAAGAAGGGGAAGGAAAACAATGCGGTTCTCGGGAAGACCTACACCGACGACGACTTGCTTCGGTTCGTGCGCAACATTTATGCGGTCCTCCTGACCCGAGGCGTCCGGGGAACCTTCGTGTACGTGAGCGACCCCGCGCTTCGCGAATACCTGCGTAGTTACATCCCGGGGACAGCGGCGCCCGAATACCCCTAG
- a CDS encoding DNA-methyltransferase, with protein sequence MINKEGASQQMDVAQPGASDSGRTRATPLGTASIGSLESWEVGLAAPKIDVVNGDARDTKLPNNHADLIVTSPPYWNKRDYGHIDQIGLEATPQAYVSSIMDCLDEWKRVLRPSGSIFLNVGDTYYRRSLVGIPSRIEAKAIDAGWAVRNRIIWAKEGGMPDPARDRLANRHEYIIHLTYKPNYYYDLVGYSAEMGNGANPGDVWTINPERNMGAHLAPYPQELVRRAVLLGAPPQVCATCGTARRRVIERTRYLDPSRPQAKRAMELADAAGLSDAHIRAIQATGVSDVGKATKFQSGTGRNTAEVQRLALEAKEVLGGYFREFTFSKKQTVGWTDCGHETPARGVVLDPFMGTGTTLKTAASMGRDAVGVDLVPLMDAPDSAKWTSKT encoded by the coding sequence ATGATCAACAAAGAGGGAGCCAGCCAACAAATGGACGTAGCACAACCAGGTGCGTCTGACTCCGGCCGCACGAGAGCGACCCCGCTCGGAACCGCGAGCATCGGGTCGCTGGAGTCATGGGAAGTGGGCCTTGCTGCACCGAAAATCGACGTGGTCAACGGCGACGCACGCGATACGAAGTTGCCGAACAACCACGCCGATTTGATAGTGACATCGCCCCCGTACTGGAACAAGCGCGACTACGGCCACATCGACCAGATCGGTTTAGAGGCAACGCCCCAGGCATACGTATCTTCGATCATGGATTGCTTGGATGAGTGGAAGCGAGTCCTCAGGCCGAGCGGATCAATCTTTCTGAACGTCGGCGACACATACTATCGCCGTTCCTTGGTAGGGATTCCCTCACGAATTGAAGCGAAGGCTATCGATGCGGGATGGGCCGTGAGAAACAGAATCATCTGGGCGAAAGAGGGCGGCATGCCGGATCCCGCTCGCGATCGCCTCGCAAACCGTCACGAGTACATCATTCACCTCACTTACAAGCCGAACTATTACTACGATCTCGTGGGCTATTCGGCGGAGATGGGAAACGGCGCGAACCCGGGAGACGTTTGGACTATCAATCCTGAACGGAACATGGGGGCACACCTCGCCCCTTACCCTCAAGAACTCGTGCGGCGAGCCGTGCTTTTGGGTGCTCCACCGCAGGTGTGCGCAACTTGCGGAACCGCTCGACGCCGAGTCATCGAGCGCACGCGCTACCTAGATCCGAGCCGTCCGCAAGCCAAACGAGCGATGGAGCTTGCAGACGCAGCGGGACTTTCTGATGCCCACATTCGGGCAATCCAGGCGACCGGGGTATCCGACGTTGGCAAGGCCACAAAATTCCAAAGCGGTACTGGCCGCAATACTGCTGAGGTTCAGCGGTTGGCATTGGAGGCAAAGGAAGTTCTTGGCGGATACTTCCGCGAATTTACGTTCTCAAAAAAGCAGACGGTTGGATGGACTGACTGCGGACACGAGACCCCCGCGCGGGGTGTTGTATTGGACCCCTTCATGGGCACAGGAACCACTTTGAAAACAGCGGCATCGATGGGACGTGACGCCGTAGGAGTGGACCTGGTTCCACTCATGGACGCGCCAGATTCGGCGAAATGGACTTCTAAGACTTGA